A genomic region of Torulaspora delbrueckii CBS 1146 chromosome 7, complete genome contains the following coding sequences:
- the TDEL0G02150 gene encoding Ark/Prk/Nak family serine/threonine-protein kinase (similar to Saccharomyces cerevisiae PRK1 (YIL095W) and ARK1 (YNL020C); ancestral locus Anc_2.284) yields MNQPEIPNYNPGTVLTVGSHHAKVISYLTSGGFAQVYSAEIQPADAFIDSNVACLKRVIVPDKPSLNTLRAEVDAMKLLRNNKHVVSYIDSHAAKSSFPNGSYEVFLLMEYCAGGGLIDFMNTRLQNRLQEFEILNIMSQVTQGIAAMHALQPPLIHRDIKIENVLISHTGQYKVCDFGSVCGVIRPPQNPQEFAYVQHDVLKNTTAQYRSPEMIDLYRGHPIDEKSDIWALGVFLYKLCYYTTPFEKGGELAILHSRFQFPAQPIYSDRLKGLIRRMLMENPDQRPNVCQVLEDVSRMQGIQCPVRNFYLLRAMEQQQQSTQNQLRYSRTQPVLNVPIISQPVGFPMHQISGAPLGSSTSHIVPSNSVPILAARPRSAGSNGTGRSFQTPSTSSLSAKSSQTFHRAASRSPVSTHLSTSPVRHGRGNISQIVESNRTSFDRPRYVDSVTQTSDTEEEPLKVASKSSVSLPARESHAVADKSSVVRSSSLRSKSTSSERPAVAPKQQVAVPHTKLEHIYAAKIPTGRQSLRQESEIEIPLTSVRSREAKESIQRRVRDLLNSSEDLPLSKSEPKKDEPKRGQLSKTHHDEKPSVKEKSKQKVRPRAPPKPAHLRPKPPPKPAFLSGKKMVDTEPSEAGKAVIDAKVESLERDLRKEVTGTL; encoded by the coding sequence ATGAATCAACCGGAAATACCGAATTACAACCCAGGAACTGTGCTGACTGTTGGGTCTCATCATGCGAAAGTGATAAGCTATCTCACAAGCGGAGGATTCGCTCAGGTCTATTCGGCTGAGATACAGCCAGCAGATGCATTCATAGATTCCAACGTTGCATGTCTGAAGAGGGTTATCGTACCAGATAAACCAAGTCTGAATACTTTGAGGGCGGAAGTTGATGCCATGAAGCTTCTGAGGAATAATAAGCATGTTGTCTCTTATATCGACTCGCACGCCGCCAAATCATCGTTCCCTAATGGTAGCTATGAAGTTTTCCTACTGATGGAATATTGTGCTGGCGGTGGTTTGATAGATTTTATGAATACTAGGTTACAGAACAGGCTGCAAGAATTTGAGATATTGAATATTATGAGTCAAGTGACACAAGGTATAGCTGCGATGCATGCATTACAACCGCCTCTTATTCATCGTGATATTAAGATAGAAAATGTTCTGATCTCACATACTGGCCAGTACAAAGTATGTGATTTTGGATCTGTCTGTGGTGTCATTCGACCTCCACAGAATCCTCAGGAGTTTGCATATGTACAACACGATGTTCTCAAAAATACCACTGCACAGTATAGGTCGCCGGAGATGATTGACTTATATCGTGGACATCccattgatgaaaaatctgaTATTTGGGCATTGGGGGTTTTCCTCTACAAATTATGCTACTATACTACACCTTTTGAGAAGGGCGGTGAGTTAGCCATATTGCATTCAAGATTCCAATTTCCAGCACAGCCGATATATAGCGACCGCTTAAAGGGCCTCATTCGAAGAATGTTGATGGAAAATCCGGACCAAAGACCGAATGTTTGTCAAGTACTTGAAGACGTATCCCGAATGCAAGGTATCCAGTGTCCGGTCAGGAATTTTTATTTGCTACGAGCCAtggaacaacaacagcagtCAACTCAGAATCAATTACGGTACAGCAGAACCCAGCCAGTCTTGAACGTACCGATCATAAGTCAGCCAGTGGGTTTTCCAATGCATCAAATATCGGGAGCACCACTTGGCTCAAGTACTTCCCATATCGTGCCTTCGAATTCTGTTCCAATACTCGCTGCGAGGCCAAGATCTGCAGGTAGCAATGGCACTGGTAGATCATTCCAAACACCAAGCACCAGCTCACTTTCAGCAAAGTCTAGCCAGACTTTTCATAGGGCTGCATCGAGATCGCCTGTATCGACACACCTGTCAACGAGCCCCGTTAGACACGGAAGAGGAAACATTAGCCAGATTGTTGAATCCAATAGAACCTCTTTCGATAGGCCTAGATATGTTGATTCGGTAACTCAGACCTCGGATACAGAGGAAGAACCTCTCAAGGTAGCCTCAAAATCATCAGTATCTCTACCAGCAAGGGAAAGCCATGCAGTCGCTGATAAATCATCCGTAGTTAGATCGTCAAGTTTGAGGTCAAAGAGTACAAGTAGCGAAAGGCCAGCTGTAGCACCTAAGCAACAAGTCGCTGTTCCGCATACAAAATTGGAACACATATATGCTGCGAAGATCCCAACAGGACGCCAATCGCTGAGACAAGAGAGTGAGATCGAGATTCCATTAACCTCAGTGAGAAGTAGAGAAGCAAAGGAATCAATCCAAAGGAGGGTTCGCGATTTACTTAACTCATCAGAAGATCTTCCTTTATCCAAGTCTGAACCTAAGAAGGATGAGCCTAAACGTGGTCAACTCTCCAAAACTCATCATGATGAGAAACCGTCGGTTAAAGAGAAGTCCAAACAGAAGGTTAGGCCTCGTGCTCCACCAAAACCTGCTCATCTGAGACCTAAACCTCCTCCCAAACCGGCTTTTTTAAGTGGAAAGAAAATGGTAGACACGGAGCCCTCAGAGGCAGGAAAGGCGGTCATAGATGCCAAGGTTGAGTCGCTGGAGAGAGATCTAAGAAAGGAGGTAACCGGCACACTGTAG